The Thunnus thynnus chromosome 1, fThuThy2.1, whole genome shotgun sequence nucleotide sequence cgcaaaacaggaagtggaggcGGATGTATTTTATATCTCCGCCGAAGAAGAAGCCGAACGCAAACAAACAGACAGCgcttgtttgttgtcttttgtgCACGTTTTTCTGCACAATTTTTTTGCATTATCGCATAGTGTTGTCAAAGGGGACACCATGCCCGTTATTTGTGCGGTGATAGGATGTAACAATAAGTTTGTCAAGGGGTCTGAAATCAGATTTTACAGGTAAGTTTTACCGGTGTAGCGCCGGCGGCGAGGTTTGCAGtgcatcttcctcctctttacgtcagcttttaagttattttatatCCACACAACCAACACAGAGAGTGGCAGATGTAACGTCACTTTTAACTTAGAATTGCAAATAAATATTCGCCCGGTTAATGCATGTTTTTAAGTAACGCTAACGTTAAACCTGGTAACATGACATCTTAACCACAATACATGTCATAATAGTAATAGATGGAAATGTATTATCACAACAGTATACAATTACGTCGTATTTCCTTTGTTATtattggtttgtgtgttttgattaaCCGTACAGCAACAAAGCGTTGTGCTTAAATGTAAAGCTTATTTAAAGACGTGTTCCCgttttttccaagtctgtcttaaaacaacagtcaggtgcccaaatgaacattgaaacaggttgtttttcttgctgtaatcattccctctgttcatactgaccattagaagatcccttcataatgcacttacaatgtaagtgatgggggacaaaaatccacaagcctccttctgtgcaatgTATTCaacagtttatctgaagctaatatgaagcttcagccaccaaattagacaaaacaagtagatatctttcagtgttacagtctttttagtgccaaagtccctctttttgttactatacttccacagcagagaaacagagaaacacaaagagggaatttgatgctaaaaagactgtaaatgtggcagatatccactttatatgactaactcagactgtctgtctgaactGTATGTTGACTTATGATAACCTGTCTGGTCAAAATGTTGCTACATCAAATCCTGTGCACTAGTCGGTGCATCAGACCATGCAAGGGCTTGCTTTAATATGTCCATCAAACAAAAaagactttcattcatttcattcatttgtagATTGGGAGAGCTTGTTGAGCTGTCATTAAGACAATTAatatgctctgtgtgtttgagaacGATCATTTCAGACTATGCAAGGGCCAGCTGCCAAAAATACAGTCTCCTCACTCTCTTGTGTATCAGGTTCCCGCTCAGCAAACCTCAACTGGCCACGAAATGGGTGCACAGCCTGGGCATGAAAAACTTCACCCCAACCGCCAACACCTGCCTCTGCTCAGAGCATTTCCGGACGGACTGCTTCAGGGACTACAACGGCAAGCAGTTTCTGAGGGAGGACGCGGTACCCACCATATTCAACCATGGGCAAGATTCATCAAAGGTCTGCGTTCACagcattatatatatactattCTTCACCgacagtttgttttcagtctgaacaagTCATCCTGTCTTACTTTTATGTTAAGTCAAGAGATATATCTGTAAAACATTCCACAGATTGAACTTCGGAAAAGAGGGGTGATACCAAAGGAGACGAACGTCACAAATCAAATAGGAACACAAGCGGACAGAGACCGAGCGAGAGAGGCTGCTGGTCTACGCAGAGACAAAAGAGGAGGAATGAGGGTGAGTTTTCTTTTACTGTTGTATGTACGGATGTGATGTTCATCTTGTACAATACCAGTGTTTGACGTGATATCTCACTtacaataaatactgtatgctTCAAGTTAATCTGAAGGATAGCACAAGTTGTATGGATTTGAGTTTGTTTGGATTTGAATTTGTTCTTATTTCTTTTCTCACAGGGTGGACGAGGTGGCCGTGGaggaaaacagctgtctgaaaGGTGAGACACTGTGCAGGTGTTTCTTCATTCCTCACAGTCGCTTCACTGCGTTCGATGATAGAAGAACGACTGAACAGTTTGCGCCCCTTCATTCCTGCTATTCAGTGAAGAGAATGAGTTTCTTTTTCACCGAGTCGCCCATCCCAGACAAACCCGCTGCTCTGTTTCAATCACTCACTAGTTCAGTATGTGTAGGAATAATGCCTGTGCTAAGGTGGAGAATCTGCTTCCTCTTCTGACCATATTTGGTCATCTTTGGTCATCACCAGACTTTGTACagcaaaaaatataaagaaaaaagattcatacacagaaaaaaacatttctggtggTGTATTTCAATGTTCTTAAGCCAACAACAGAGATACGTTCAACACagataaaatagattttaaaagaataatttaACAAGGTAAACAGCTTTCAGCAGTAATAAATCCATCATTGAAGAGGCAGACATACATTTCTCCATCCTCACAATCCTATCAGACTAGAAGGAAATGCAGCCACATGTTGCACTCAGTATCAGTATCAAACAGTATCAAGATACATTTGAAACCTCTCCTGCAGCGTAATCATGTTCTCTGTCCGTTTGTATGATCCAGTTGTAGAAGTATGTCAGTATGTGACTAAATACAGCAGCCATTAAGGCCTTCATTGGGGCAAGTACGTTGTATGTTTTGAGTTATAACATTACTTCCCTCATTCaaacattaaaagttaaattcattcataatgaattatttaaattacTACCAACACTGGTGAGAAATCTTGGccgtatttttattttcctagAATGTCAGGGGATGTCCTCTTGCTTGTTTGTACAATATCACAGCTGCTTAGAAGCAgcacaaaggaaacaaaattGAGGTCACCTTACTCATAAAACTATTGTCCtctcaagaaaaataaaactgagcTCTAGCAGGTAgttcattgtgtgatatttgttGATACTCTAAGTCTAAATGAAGTAATGTTTAGGAAAAGTTTGTGCACCAAAATCTTCACAACAACAGCTGGAATATACTGAACATCCCAAACTGAAGAGATCCAGCACTTTCCATTTGGCCCTGGGCTGGTTAATCAGGCTTCATTTCATCTAAATgtagatttgtttcataatgatgcaccacaatataaaaaatagttttacttttatgacttattatttattaatctatttatataatatatttttttgtgagtaGCATAAAGGGACTACAAACTGCATTTCATTATACAaccttgtgttgtaaaatgataataataaattaatctttGATCTTGAAAGACAAAACTGGTTTTCACTGCTCCTCACTGAAtaatttttcataatatttattgtcattgcCTGACTGCAGTGGATGTAAATTTATTCAGATAGCTTAATGCAGCCGTGATTATTTTATACtgtcagataaaaacaaaagtgatggtcctattaaaaagtttaattgtttttatcaGAGCGAGCGGGTCACTCATTAACGTCGGCCTTTCCTCTTGATCGTGCAGGCAGACGATCGGAGCCAAGAGCAGAGTGTACGACAGCAAAGGCCGACTGCTGTCCAACGGCAAGGACATGTGTGACTGCCTGGACGTGGATTGTATGGGCTGCTTCTACCCCTGCCCCGACTGCGGCTCACGCAAGTGTGGGGTCGAGTGCCGCTGCGAGAGGAAGTGGCTTTAcgagcaggtggaggtggagggcgGAGAGATCATCCGGAACAAGTTTGCTGTGTAATCAGCTGTGAATCTTTTAAAGGCTCATGAATTCAGGGGCTTCTGGGAACTAAAACTTGCCTCCTCAGATCCTGCTGCAAGTCGAGTTGATGGACAATTCAAGACTGTGAAGGAATCTTCAATAAGGTTCATTGATATTTATCAGGTTTTGCAAAACTCCTGCACATGATAGAAATATGCAGAACAACGTGAGTATTCTGCTGAATTTTGCATGTGCAGTTTATAGCTCGTAGAACCTTTATTCctgtaaagttgttttttgtttttctgtatccTCTGGTAAAATATTTCTTATGTGCCAATCTGTGTTAATAAACCATATTCTTAATGTTACATGGCTGCACTGTTGATGTGCTCTAACATCCGCAGAGGTGGGAATAAGTGGACCTCAAGTTTTTAGTGCAACTGTCTTAGATTGTCTCCCAAATTCCACtttgttcctgttttttctggttttatGCAGTTAAATATTCTAAATTACTACTTGAATTGTTtacaggagaggaaaaaaatacaataaatcatATTAGATTTGAAGTGACAACTAACATCATGGAACAAAAAATTGTTTTCCACTGTGACGCATTTAGGTTGGAAGTCAAGAACACTGACTCGGATCTATCGACTTCTGACTAAGAGCAGGCATACGtcacccaccaccaccatgctccctttttttggtgaaaacaagCACTGTAAAAGTGCCGGCACCAAATTGGAGAAACTAGTGGCAACATGCTTAAGAGCTGCTGCAcatcaaacaattaaaaaaaaaaaaaccccagttTGCGATTTCCTTTACTTCCCCAAAGAGCGAAGGACAGTGGAAAAAGAGATCTTTGGCTTCAGGCCATCAGCAGAGATTATGAAAATGGTAAACTGTGGGATACATCTGTGGCAAACACTTCATCACGGGTTAGTTAATGATGTTAAAGTCAACagttataatgttaaaagtCAAAGTAATGAATGTTGATGCTGCGTTGAAAGGGCAGTACATGGAAAATACTGAAAAGCCGAGAAAATCCCAATTTTTAGTGTTAGCCTGCAACAGCTAGCTCACTAGCAAGATGGGTATCCCCTTGTTTGTTGAAACATAGGTACAAAGTCACCTGCCTGTTCTCTGAAGTGATTTTATGTCATGATTATTGACATAATAATCCAAATTCAAAGTGTGTCCGAATGCTGAGTTAACCTCTGCCCAGATGAAGTTGTGATCTGACGTGCTGTGGTAAGCGTATTGTCTTATTTTCGTTTAATTTTTGCTGCTCTCAACCCTGTTAATTAAGCTATATTCTTCATTACAACGTCTTAATTacctgctgtacatttaaatgtacacCAGTTCGGTTCAAGCAGTCATAGCTCTCTCCTCCTTTTATCAGTTTTCTCGTTAATCCCGTAGTTGTTTACATGCTATTCAGATCCGCTAGttactttagcttagcagttagcaaTGACGCTCTTCAACctctatttatttaattttttctatAATGACGTAACAATTGTTTGCCTTAAGGGCCAGAGGATTTGGGCTCCTAATTGCTAAAAAGCAATtcagttttcttattttatacTATTAAAGTGGCAAAGACGTCAGAATTTGCATTTACCGCCAGTCAAATTAGAGGGATTGTTTTCACCCCAAAAGGGGCGGGGCATGACACAACGGCAAAGTACCCAGATGTGCTGCTCTCATCTATGCGTAGTAATATACACAACATAGCTTCATACAATAAAATACCATCTGTGGTGCAACCACAATTTGACCTTCAGAAGAATCATAATTATCGTGAGTAGTTATTAGCGCATCTTTAAGCCATTATAAGCTGTTTTTTGGGgtgttttttcatgtaaaatgCAAAACTAACACAGATTTCCCAATTCACTGAGTGGTTGTTTTTGTTCCTGTGAATGTGTCAATtcaatatacattttaatttttcacGTTTAGTAAACTATTCTTGCATTGTGGCTACGAGTGTGCGACTACCTTCCTTCATGCTTGTACTTTCATTTTGGTCAGCACCTCTTCCAACACTGGTGTGCgttcctcctctctttcatcatacaaacagaaaaaacattttggtctttATAGTGTTGAAGCTCTACCTCTATATTGCCTCTCAAACATCTTGGCTTTTCAGGGACTTTCGCCTCACAGTTAGAAAATGTTGGTTCGAAAACAGTTAATCCGAAAGAAGACACAATGATTTCAATAGATACAGGTAAAGAAGAAAGCTCTGCAAGACCTTCAGAAAGCATCAGAAAGAGTATTTTAACTGGATGCAAGTTTTAGGAACAGAAGAAGGCCATGTATGACCAAGGCTGCTTTAGATgcttcaaatgaaaatgaatcagtggaaatggaaaaacagcAAGTCAGGGCCAAATTGTTGGTCCTTTATCGGTCCAGTGTACAGACACAGGTGAAGGCAATCAGAGCAACTTTTTTTAGATGAATAAAGGTTTTAATTTCATACTGTGTTATACTAAGCAGCGCCAGGCTTTTTTAAGATATTAAAGTATGATTTAATGTCTGTTTAGAGTCATCTCAGTTATTCATATTGTAAATTAatgtcctttttaaaatgttaataatttttttatttctgtttccatttttttgcCTGATGATCACTGACTGGAGACACTAGAGGACCGTCTTTTTACGACTCACCACATGCTGACCAGAGGCAGCATGACACAGCAGTTCATCACTCTGGCTAAAGAAAGACTTGCAGACAGTAATGTCTCATTTTTGCACATCCTGCTGTCCTTGAGCTCAGCTGTAGGTTAAGTGTCACGCAGCCCCGGCGTTGCTTTGCCTGCATATCCTCTGCTTATTTTTCAGGGAACATTGGCAGCATTACTCAAAATAAACTGAGGGTGAAGATTGAAAAGTATGGCCCTGTCAAAACTTGCAGTAATTGCAGTGCAATTGCAGTGGtggatatatttatattttaaaggcaTTTAAATTTTAGTCATCATTGTCTTAGAGGGGAAATTTGGTGTGCAGTCGGTTTAAAGTAACATtgtaaaaacagtgttttaataaatgtaaatagtGCGCTGTTCTGTTGCATTCGCTGTGTTTTCATCACCGCTGCCTTTATGATGCATTTTATGGCTCATTTTTAAAGGCCTACATATAAATGAagcttattaatatttataagaGTAAGTCGATTAGAGCAGAGAGCGAGTCGATGCAAACAAGTCATTCATCAAAGCAGCTGAAGTTTTGTTCCAAACTTAAATTTAAGTTcaagttcaaatattttccCAGTGCAGAAACTGATGTTGCACCGGCTGCAGATATTcagccttttaaaaaatgacacctACTCTCCCGTACTGGCAGCTGGTAGGAATATTGAGCTCATGAGTTATTATTGTGCTACTGTGAGGAATAATACCGGGACGTTTTGCTCGGAAAGCAGTTCATTTGTTCATTGCTTAGAAGATATTTTTTGACTGGAACTATTTGTGAGTTCAAATTACCTGATTTTTAGGCGGTGAGAGTTTTGTAATTGAgtcttttgtcatgtttttagcTGTGTGCCGAGCAATCAGTCcgccactttggtccagactgagatatctcaacaactatttgatggattacTGTGAAATTTGGTACGTTCATCGACtctagaggatgaatcctaatgactttggtgattccctgagCCAACGTCTGGTCAAAATGTTGTCAAATAAACCAAATGTCATAAATCAACctcatgaccaaatacctgctaaactaatgccattcccatcagcctcaccTGTACTTTTGGTTATGCtagttagcaaatgttagcatccCAACTCATTATAATGACAGTGATCATGGTAAACAtacatgctaaacatcagtgtgttagcatggcCACAGCTTTTCATTGAAGCAAGTGTCTGAGTGCAGCCTCACAGGGCTGCCAGCGTGACCGTGGACTCTCGTTAATAGGCTACATAATTTCATttgcaaacacaaagcagctcaGTTGgtgtctgaatgaatgaattacgGCAGCAGCTctgacttttaaacattttagtcTGTCGTGCTTCACTCACACCAGTACTTTCACTGGCTTTTTCCATCACTCATTAATTAATTCAAGCTGCCAAAAAAAGGACACCACACAAAAAACTTGAAACAAACGCAGGAAAGCACAATTCAGCAAAATAACTTACATCCaattaaaacttttttcctCTTGGGAGTTCTTAGAGTACATATTCATGTGCCCATGCAGAGCCCCGTGTGCTTTTAACAGCCACCGATAAAATATAGTGATGAATAGTATTAATAGTGTTTTTGGGACCAggctgtactgtatataaacctATTGTCCTTAGTTTTAGAAAATTCAGTTCAAGGAAGAATTCATCATAGCCTGACACAAAGCCATCCACTTCATGACCGTGTCTGTTTCCTCCCTCCAGCAGAGAAGTCAGAAGGACAGACTCGTCTATAAACTTGATAAAATGTCCATCTAAATATTGGCCGGGGCAGTCATTAATGGGGAAGGAGCACAAACCTCCAGGGTGCTGCTGGATAAAAACAAGCCACTATTAAAAGACACCAATGACCTGAACGGACTGAATCTGTCAGCAGCCATCCAGCCTGCAGTTCTCATATTGAACTGGAGTTGTGACAGAAGAGTCGGTGTCTTAGGAGCTGCATTCAAGGCTGAAACAAAATCTATGAACATGAGCGCCAATAGGTCTCACGTCCTTCTGGATGTTTGACAGCAAACATCAAATAATGAAGCTGTCAGATTTTTCACTCCAATCCTACAGTAGCGTCATTGATCGCCAGCTTACTTTAATGAACTCAGtagtgctgaaacaatcagtcgattaatcgatctacagatttcagtcatttatcaaatGACAAGTTTAACgttctacagccatgctagcagctctgtgaggctgtacttgttATTATTCATGTTATATTGGAGTTACCATAATTACATTTCCTCCAtgttgtaattatgacttgGAAACTGGGATTTTTCTGCACTTAAATGACCAATATGTaggatttagggggatctattggcagaaatggaatataatattcataagtatgttttaattagtgtataatcacctgaaaataaaattgtgttgtgtttttgttaccttagaatgagcccttcatatctacatagggagcaggtcctcttccacggagcccgccattttgcaccaccatgtttcttcAGTAGCTCAGACCggcaaaccaaacactggctctagggagggtattttgtgtttttcgtggccaccgtaggttctcctacatgcttggaagaggagggtgaggggttattcagttggttgcaatatGTAACCTCACTGcttgatgccactaaatcccacacactggtcctttaatattACGGAAATACCAAAAACCCAAGCAAACATGGACGGCCTACGTAAGCTAAAGTTAATCACCAAATGCAATTTAACCCATTTTTAAtggatataatgtaattttgcaattgcacagtattttaaaccctCATACGACCAACTCAGTCATCATACAACCTTCCTGATTTGTCCTTAACATGCAAATCTTTCTGAACCCTCCCATCCATCCtacataaagcaaaaaaaatcccctgcagcccaaaaagcataaGACCACAGACCTGCAGTATAAAAGATTATAAAAGAGTCTGGAAAATTGTTGAAAGGCCACCCCGAACTGCAAATAAGGTCAATTATTACTCATGaatttttaatccatgaaggttttTATACTTGTAAAACTTTCCTAAAGGTTTTGGCATCATCCCAGAATCTAGAAAACCTTTTTGGCTCATGCACCAGGCGAGCAATTTTCAGTCGATTGAAAAGGCACCATCTTTGAGTCCATTGTCCAGTTCCTATAATGGAT carries:
- the arl14ep gene encoding ARL14 effector protein isoform X4; amino-acid sequence: MSRSRRRFPLSKPQLATKWVHSLGMKNFTPTANTCLCSEHFRTDCFRDYNGKQFLREDAVPTIFNHGQDSSKIELRKRGVIPKETNVTNQIGTQADRDRAREAAGLRRDKRGGMRGGRGGRGGKQLSERQTIGAKSRVYDSKGRLLSNGKDMCDCLDVDCMGCFYPCPDCGSRKCGVECRCERKWLYEQVEVEGGEIIRNKFAV
- the arl14ep gene encoding ARL14 effector protein isoform X1, yielding MPVICAVIGCNNKFVKGSEIRFYRFPLSKPQLATKWVHSLGMKNFTPTANTCLCSEHFRTDCFRDYNGKQFLREDAVPTIFNHGQDSSKIELRKRGVIPKETNVTNQIGTQADRDRAREAAGLRRDKRGGMRGGRGGRGGKQLSERQTIGAKSRVYDSKGRLLSNGKDMCDCLDVDCMGCFYPCPDCGSRKCGVECRCERKWLYEQVEVEGGEIIRNKFAV
- the arl14ep gene encoding ARL14 effector protein isoform X2, with the protein product MPVICAAIGCTNKFVKGSEIRFYRFPLSKPQLATKWVHSLGMKNFTPTANTCLCSEHFRTDCFRDYNGKQFLREDAVPTIFNHGQDSSKIELRKRGVIPKETNVTNQIGTQADRDRAREAAGLRRDKRGGMRGGRGGRGGKQLSERQTIGAKSRVYDSKGRLLSNGKDMCDCLDVDCMGCFYPCPDCGSRKCGVECRCERKWLYEQVEVEGGEIIRNKFAV
- the arl14ep gene encoding ARL14 effector protein isoform X3; this translates as MSRSRKPRFPLSKPQLATKWVHSLGMKNFTPTANTCLCSEHFRTDCFRDYNGKQFLREDAVPTIFNHGQDSSKIELRKRGVIPKETNVTNQIGTQADRDRAREAAGLRRDKRGGMRGGRGGRGGKQLSERQTIGAKSRVYDSKGRLLSNGKDMCDCLDVDCMGCFYPCPDCGSRKCGVECRCERKWLYEQVEVEGGEIIRNKFAV